In bacterium, a genomic segment contains:
- a CDS encoding VIT1/CCC1 transporter family protein: protein MPQTPHVERHFTGGEMVRDIVIGMSDGLTVPFALAAGLSGVVTSTRIVVTAGLAEIAAGSIAMGLGGYLAARSDAEHYASEQARETDEVRTVPDVEADEVRQVFAGYGLAPQESTPVIEALRRRPQAWIDFMMRFELGLEKPVPARAFTSALTIAGAYVGGGFIPLAPYLFTSHVGTALPSSIAVTLAALMVFGYIKGRFTGARPGRSAAQTVLVGGLAAAAAFALARLIS from the coding sequence ATGCCGCAGACGCCCCACGTCGAACGTCACTTCACCGGCGGCGAGATGGTTCGGGACATTGTGATCGGGATGTCAGATGGGCTGACGGTCCCGTTTGCCCTCGCGGCGGGCCTCTCCGGCGTCGTCACCTCGACAAGGATCGTCGTGACTGCCGGCCTCGCTGAAATCGCGGCGGGCTCAATCGCGATGGGGCTGGGAGGTTATCTGGCTGCCAGAAGCGATGCCGAACACTATGCGAGCGAACAAGCGCGTGAGACCGACGAGGTCCGGACGGTCCCCGACGTCGAGGCCGACGAGGTCCGCCAGGTGTTTGCCGGATACGGCCTCGCGCCGCAAGAAAGCACGCCAGTGATCGAGGCGCTCCGCCGTCGCCCTCAGGCGTGGATCGACTTCATGATGCGGTTCGAGTTAGGACTGGAGAAACCTGTCCCGGCGCGTGCGTTCACCAGCGCACTCACGATCGCCGGCGCCTACGTCGGCGGCGGGTTCATCCCGCTCGCACCGTACTTGTTTACGTCACACGTGGGAACTGCATTGCCGTCCTCGATCGCCGTCACACTCGCGGCCCTGATGGTCTTCGGGTATATCAAGGGTCGATTCACCGGCGCTCGGCCCGGCCGCAGCGCAGCCCAGACCGTGCTCGTCGGGGGACTCGCTGCAGCGGCGGCATTTGCGCTGGCCCGGCTCATTTCGTAG
- a CDS encoding AsmA family protein produces MVRSARGRRWLFIGGAILVLVVAAAAATPFLIPVDRYRPLLEQYIRAGTGRDVRIAALRLVLWPRVHVHAVDVRLRNPAGFPTGDAILVKSVDLGVEPRALLTRRLAITYVALSGVRVNVLSDAAGRTNYDLPAPPRAAPPLSAGGQSLLALTPFGAVTVKNVEIAIGRLDPTREQTTPVVTLVGLNARVSSIDPSASNWTKRLEITADLRNARLVTPLLAAPTRFQSGEFHLSGGKGLGTFAANLDTMRVTGTVAIADVASPAVTFTLVIPRLDANLLQRLVRARGGPAVTGPAGPRRLVARGEVGIDKFVFSPIEAERIRCRLSIYMDAVRADSYTLAAYGGTVQGVAALNYASTGLPASGTARVRRLDLGQVVRLADPRAPKIAGAGDADLRFSTALGRDPLAALVAAGTFAVHQLAAPPVAASQASGRLSVRGGRLELPAYTLSAYGGTVQGAAALDYAAAALPVAGTVRARAINVAQFGGILNPGPPRITGTLDTDLRLSTALGRDPRAALTGAGSFAVRNGTLPGLNLRDFMVTAARALQLSLPQGPTRFRYFGGDVSIAQQRVSSQALRLDGDDVEGTGRGSFGFDKTLDYTGTGVLKSLTSPGTSSMAGGVPSAGEIFGRFVPGASGATGVRIPFSIHGTFDVPKFALAGRPEFVRGTGSQPQQKPPQPQLPRLPQLPPALQDLLKPPP; encoded by the coding sequence ATGGTGAGATCCGCGCGTGGGCGGCGGTGGTTGTTCATCGGCGGTGCGATCCTGGTGCTCGTGGTGGCGGCCGCGGCGGCCACGCCGTTCCTGATCCCCGTTGACCGTTACCGGCCGTTGCTTGAGCAGTACATCCGGGCCGGTACCGGACGCGACGTCCGGATCGCGGCGTTGCGGCTGGTCCTGTGGCCGCGGGTCCACGTCCACGCGGTGGATGTCCGCCTCCGGAACCCGGCAGGATTTCCCACGGGGGACGCGATCCTGGTGAAATCGGTCGATCTCGGCGTCGAGCCGCGCGCGCTTCTCACGCGGCGACTCGCGATCACATACGTCGCCCTCAGCGGCGTCCGTGTGAACGTGCTGAGCGACGCCGCCGGCCGCACAAACTACGATCTCCCGGCGCCGCCACGGGCCGCCCCGCCGCTGTCGGCCGGCGGGCAATCGCTCCTGGCCCTCACCCCCTTCGGCGCGGTGACGGTGAAGAACGTCGAGATCGCGATCGGCAGGCTCGACCCGACCCGTGAGCAGACGACGCCGGTTGTGACGCTGGTCGGGCTAAACGCCCGGGTGTCGTCGATCGACCCGAGCGCCTCGAACTGGACGAAGCGGCTCGAGATCACCGCCGATTTGCGGAATGCGCGGCTCGTGACGCCGCTGCTGGCCGCGCCAACGCGGTTCCAGTCCGGCGAGTTCCACCTAAGCGGCGGCAAAGGGCTAGGGACCTTTGCCGCCAACCTGGATACCATGCGCGTCACGGGGACGGTTGCGATCGCCGACGTGGCATCTCCGGCGGTGACGTTCACGCTCGTGATCCCCAGGCTCGATGCGAATCTCCTGCAGCGTCTCGTGCGCGCGCGCGGCGGCCCCGCCGTGACGGGCCCGGCCGGACCGCGGCGATTGGTCGCGCGCGGCGAGGTCGGGATCGACAAATTCGTGTTCTCTCCCATCGAGGCGGAGCGGATCCGGTGCCGGCTCAGCATCTACATGGACGCCGTTCGGGCCGACTCGTACACGTTGGCCGCCTACGGCGGCACCGTGCAGGGAGTTGCCGCCCTCAACTACGCGTCGACGGGCCTCCCCGCGTCGGGCACCGCGCGCGTGCGCCGCCTCGACCTGGGACAGGTGGTGCGCCTCGCCGATCCCCGGGCGCCAAAGATCGCCGGCGCGGGGGACGCCGACCTCCGGTTCTCGACTGCGCTGGGACGAGATCCCCTGGCGGCGCTCGTGGCTGCCGGAACGTTCGCCGTGCACCAGCTCGCGGCGCCGCCGGTTGCGGCGAGCCAGGCGAGCGGCCGGCTGAGCGTGCGCGGGGGCAGGCTCGAGTTGCCGGCGTATACGCTCTCCGCCTACGGCGGCACCGTCCAGGGCGCGGCCGCGCTCGATTACGCCGCCGCCGCCCTTCCCGTGGCCGGGACGGTACGCGCGCGCGCCATCAACGTGGCGCAGTTCGGGGGCATCCTCAATCCCGGGCCGCCCAGGATCACGGGCACGCTCGACACGGATCTCCGACTTTCGACCGCGCTGGGACGCGATCCCCGAGCCGCACTGACTGGTGCCGGCAGCTTCGCCGTGCGCAACGGCACGCTTCCCGGACTGAACCTCAGGGACTTCATGGTGACGGCGGCCAGGGCGCTCCAGCTCAGTCTGCCCCAAGGGCCGACCCGGTTTCGCTACTTCGGCGGGGACGTGAGCATCGCGCAGCAGCGCGTTTCCAGTCAAGCCCTTCGCCTGGACGGAGACGACGTCGAGGGGACGGGCCGGGGGAGCTTCGGCTTCGACAAGACGCTTGATTACACGGGAACGGGCGTGCTGAAATCCCTGACGTCGCCAGGGACCTCGTCGATGGCGGGGGGCGTCCCGTCGGCGGGGGAGATCTTCGGCAGGTTCGTTCCCGGCGCCTCGGGCGCGACCGGGGTCCGAATCCCGTTCTCCATCCACGGCACCTTCGATGTCCCGAAGTTCGCTCTCGCCGGCAGACCGGAGTTCGTCAGGGGGACAGGGTCCCAGCCACAGCAGAAGCCGCCGCAACCGCAGCTTCCCCGGCTGCCCCAACTGCCGCCCGCCCTGCAGGACCTGCTGAAGCCGCCCCCCTGA
- a CDS encoding cation-transporting P-type ATPase produces MTSQPKGEPSGGLTTDRAHALLAVYGPNRLVPERRRVGVLGWLLRALADPMAALLLVAGSTYLVLRDYVDAAVTFGALVPISAVTLVLERRAEQALAQLKRLTAPAAIVWRDGQRQTVTAETLVPDDIIVLHEGDIIPADATLLEGTALVVDESALTGEAHPVIKDAATEGGDRLLFAGTTLRAGRGTARIAVTGAATRYGRIGSLMARITPPPTPLQRLIRRLIRQLARGAAILCAGVFAIEVIQGRGWAAGIIAGVSLGIAAVPEEFPIVYTLYLALGAWRLARARALIRRLTGVEALGATTVICADKTGTLTLGRMDVAALSSPPEIVRAGDPLSSEAEALLHEAVRASEPRPYDPMDQAILRFAVAHGVNVDALHARTLAHDYPFDPTGKYNSHVWDHNGNAWISAKGAAEGILERSQADAERRRQALEANRVLAAEGFRVIAVAGGPLPRTTGDRAADEGYLRFTGLIAFSDPLRPGVAEALLECAQAGIRVAMITGDHPVTAHAVAEGLGLPHSHELPIVTGEDLDRADEPTLRQLVSRINIFARVRPEQKYRLVQALRSQGEVVAMTGDGVNDAPALREADVGVAMGERGTEVAREAATIVLLDDNFATLIMAIREGRRIFDDLRRAFTYLIAFHTPILLAALTVPLLGAPLLLLPLHLVWLELIVHPTASLVFEYDPPAPDLMRRPPRHPEAGLVDSADFLWASATGVTLCGGVLWLYLWGLGHVGGEAHARGIALAALLLGQIILVLSARSPTTAFWRAPLSGNRVLPPVLGVTVASLAVVLYVPPLASILHVAPPSAAGWVLAAGVAGATTFWHEMFKTAKARRGTPP; encoded by the coding sequence GTGACATCGCAGCCAAAGGGCGAACCGAGCGGCGGACTGACCACCGACCGCGCCCATGCCCTCCTCGCCGTCTACGGGCCCAACCGCCTGGTCCCCGAGCGCCGTCGTGTGGGCGTTCTCGGCTGGCTGCTACGGGCCCTCGCGGACCCCATGGCCGCCCTCCTGCTCGTCGCCGGCAGTACCTACCTCGTGCTGCGGGACTACGTCGATGCGGCGGTGACCTTCGGGGCCCTCGTGCCGATCTCCGCGGTGACTCTCGTCCTCGAACGGCGTGCCGAACAGGCGCTGGCGCAACTCAAGCGGCTCACCGCGCCCGCGGCCATCGTCTGGCGCGACGGGCAGCGTCAGACCGTCACGGCCGAGACCTTGGTTCCCGACGACATCATCGTCCTTCACGAAGGCGACATCATTCCGGCGGATGCGACCCTCCTCGAGGGCACGGCGCTCGTCGTAGACGAGTCCGCCCTGACCGGAGAGGCGCACCCTGTCATCAAAGACGCGGCGACCGAGGGCGGAGATCGGCTGCTGTTTGCCGGCACGACGCTGCGCGCAGGCCGGGGCACCGCGCGGATCGCCGTCACCGGCGCGGCCACGCGGTATGGCCGGATCGGAAGCCTTATGGCCCGGATCACCCCGCCGCCGACGCCGCTCCAGCGCCTCATCCGCCGGCTCATCCGGCAACTGGCCCGCGGCGCGGCGATCCTCTGCGCTGGGGTCTTCGCCATCGAGGTGATCCAGGGGCGCGGCTGGGCGGCGGGGATCATAGCGGGCGTCAGCCTGGGGATCGCAGCCGTCCCTGAAGAGTTCCCCATCGTCTACACGCTCTATCTGGCACTCGGTGCCTGGAGGCTGGCCAGGGCGCGGGCGTTGATCCGGCGCCTGACCGGGGTCGAGGCCCTGGGGGCCACCACCGTGATCTGCGCGGACAAGACCGGCACGCTCACGCTCGGACGCATGGACGTAGCTGCCCTATCTTCGCCGCCCGAGATCGTCCGAGCGGGTGACCCCTTGTCTTCGGAAGCCGAGGCCCTGCTGCACGAGGCCGTGCGGGCTTCAGAGCCTCGCCCGTACGATCCGATGGACCAAGCGATTCTCCGGTTCGCCGTGGCCCATGGAGTCAATGTGGACGCGCTGCACGCAAGGACCCTCGCCCACGACTACCCGTTCGATCCGACCGGCAAGTACAACTCGCACGTTTGGGACCATAACGGCAACGCGTGGATCTCGGCAAAGGGTGCGGCAGAGGGCATCCTCGAACGAAGCCAGGCTGATGCGGAGCGCCGAAGGCAGGCCCTCGAGGCGAACCGCGTCCTGGCCGCCGAGGGCTTCCGCGTGATCGCCGTCGCCGGCGGTCCGCTCCCGCGCACCACGGGCGACCGGGCTGCCGACGAAGGCTACCTTCGTTTTACGGGGCTCATCGCGTTCTCAGATCCACTTCGACCGGGCGTAGCGGAGGCACTACTCGAGTGCGCCCAAGCGGGAATCCGTGTTGCGATGATCACGGGTGATCACCCGGTGACCGCGCACGCGGTGGCCGAGGGCCTCGGCCTGCCGCACAGCCATGAACTACCCATCGTTACAGGAGAGGACCTGGACCGGGCCGACGAGCCGACCTTGCGGCAGTTGGTGAGCCGCATCAACATCTTCGCGCGCGTTCGCCCGGAGCAGAAGTACCGCCTGGTCCAGGCACTGCGAAGTCAGGGCGAGGTCGTCGCGATGACGGGAGACGGCGTCAACGATGCGCCGGCCCTCCGCGAGGCGGACGTCGGGGTCGCGATGGGCGAGCGCGGCACCGAGGTCGCCCGCGAGGCCGCGACGATCGTGTTGCTGGACGATAACTTCGCCACGCTCATCATGGCGATCCGGGAAGGGCGTCGTATCTTCGATGATCTCCGGCGGGCATTCACGTATCTGATTGCCTTTCACACGCCGATCCTGCTGGCCGCGCTGACGGTCCCGCTCCTCGGTGCGCCTCTCCTCCTCCTGCCGCTTCATCTCGTGTGGCTGGAGTTGATCGTCCACCCCACAGCATCGCTCGTATTCGAGTACGATCCACCCGCGCCTGACCTCATGCGCCGTCCTCCCAGGCATCCCGAGGCCGGACTCGTCGATTCGGCAGATTTCTTGTGGGCGTCGGCGACGGGAGTCACCCTCTGTGGCGGCGTGTTGTGGCTCTACCTGTGGGGCCTCGGGCACGTTGGCGGCGAGGCGCACGCCCGCGGGATCGCGTTGGCCGCCCTGCTGCTGGGACAGATCATCCTGGTGTTGTCGGCACGGTCACCAACAACAGCCTTCTGGCGGGCGCCGCTGTCGGGGAACCGCGTGCTCCCTCCCGTCCTGGGCGTCACGGTCGCGAGTCTGGCCGTGGTCCTGTACGTCCCACCGCTCGCGTCAATTCTCCACGTCGCCCCGCCTTCGGCTGCCGGGTGGGTGCTCGCCGCCGGCGTGGCGGGAGCGACGACGTTCTGGCACGAGATGTTCAAGACTGCCAAGGCTCGTCGCGGGACGCCGCCCTGA